The following are from one region of the Microbacterium paraoxydans genome:
- a CDS encoding ABC transporter permease, with product MTTPNPTPSTVTVKVPTARIAAPSPWRAFGRMVGTLWSNGKARIGLCLLAFFVLVAVFAPLLAPYGPKENGFPRNADASWEHWLGTTAAGEDVLSQLIYGAQVSLLVGFAAGLLSTIVAVLIGLSWGYMRGFAGEVVGFIVNLFLVIPGLPLMIVIAAYLQNGGILMIIAVIVVTGWAWGARVLRSQTQSLRGNDFVTSAQFSGDSRARIVFREILPNMTSIIAGTLFGAATAAILAEAGLEFLGLGDSSIVSWGTMLYWAQNSNSLLTGQWLLLFAPGLCIALLALSLTLINFGVDGISNPRLREGKGR from the coding sequence ATGACGACCCCGAACCCCACCCCCAGCACCGTGACCGTCAAGGTCCCCACCGCCCGCATCGCGGCGCCCAGCCCCTGGCGCGCCTTCGGCCGCATGGTCGGCACCCTGTGGTCCAACGGCAAGGCGCGTATCGGACTCTGCCTCCTCGCGTTCTTCGTGCTCGTCGCCGTGTTCGCCCCGCTCCTGGCTCCGTACGGGCCGAAGGAGAACGGGTTCCCGCGCAATGCGGATGCCTCGTGGGAGCACTGGCTCGGCACAACCGCGGCCGGGGAGGACGTGCTCAGCCAGCTCATCTACGGCGCCCAGGTCAGCCTCCTCGTGGGCTTCGCGGCCGGGCTCCTCTCCACGATCGTGGCCGTGCTGATCGGTCTGAGCTGGGGCTACATGCGCGGTTTCGCGGGCGAGGTCGTCGGGTTCATCGTGAACCTCTTCCTCGTGATCCCGGGCCTGCCGCTGATGATCGTGATCGCGGCCTACCTGCAGAACGGCGGCATCCTCATGATCATCGCCGTGATCGTCGTGACCGGCTGGGCCTGGGGCGCCCGCGTGCTGCGCAGCCAGACCCAGTCCCTCCGCGGCAACGACTTCGTCACCTCGGCGCAGTTCTCCGGCGACAGCAGGGCGCGGATCGTCTTCCGCGAGATCCTGCCGAACATGACGTCGATCATCGCCGGCACCCTCTTCGGAGCGGCGACGGCGGCGATCCTCGCTGAGGCGGGCCTGGAGTTCCTCGGCCTCGGCGACTCCAGCATCGTCAGCTGGGGCACGATGCTCTACTGGGCGCAGAACTCGAACTCCCTGCTCACCGGCCAGTGGCTGCTGCTGTTCGCGCCCGGTCTGTGCATCGCGCTGCTCGCCCTCAGCCTCACACTCATCAACTTCGGCGTGGACGGCATCTCCAATCCGCGCCTGCGCGAAGGGAAGGGCCGATGA
- a CDS encoding ABC transporter permease: MKYVLQKIGLFLLTLWAAITLNFFLPRLMPGSPADAAIAKLSQNGPVSDATRAAIEAQLGVPTGSMWDQYVAYLGQVVRLDFGVSYTFYPQTVSSMVSTALPYTLGLVGIVTILAFVIGTLIGVMAAWRRGTWLDSLPTLTGSFLSTFPYFWTALLLLFFLGYVLHWFPTTGAYSATTTPGFTWDFIVDLVRHAFLPALTILLTSLGGWIIGMRNAMINTLGEDYITFGEANGLRGRTIALRYAARNAILPNLTGFGLTLGGVVGGSILVEQVFGYPGIGYLLFNAVIGQDYPLMQALFLMITVSVLIANFLVDILYGVLDPRTRR; this comes from the coding sequence GTGAAGTACGTCCTCCAGAAGATCGGCCTGTTCCTGCTCACCCTGTGGGCCGCGATCACCCTGAACTTCTTCCTCCCGCGACTCATGCCCGGCTCTCCCGCCGACGCCGCGATCGCGAAGCTCTCCCAGAACGGTCCGGTCTCGGACGCCACGCGCGCCGCGATCGAGGCGCAGCTCGGAGTGCCGACCGGTTCGATGTGGGACCAGTACGTGGCCTACCTCGGCCAGGTCGTCCGGCTCGACTTCGGCGTCTCGTACACGTTCTACCCGCAGACCGTGTCGAGCATGGTCTCCACCGCGCTGCCCTACACGCTCGGCCTCGTCGGCATCGTCACGATCCTCGCCTTCGTGATCGGCACCCTCATCGGCGTGATGGCCGCCTGGCGGCGCGGCACCTGGCTGGACTCCCTGCCGACGCTGACCGGGTCGTTCCTCAGCACGTTCCCGTACTTCTGGACGGCGCTGCTGCTGCTGTTCTTCCTCGGCTACGTGCTGCACTGGTTCCCGACCACCGGCGCCTACTCGGCGACGACCACCCCGGGATTCACCTGGGACTTCATCGTCGACCTCGTCCGGCACGCGTTCCTTCCGGCGCTGACGATCCTGCTCACGTCGCTCGGCGGCTGGATCATCGGCATGCGCAACGCGATGATCAACACGCTCGGCGAGGACTACATCACCTTCGGCGAGGCGAACGGCCTCCGCGGCCGCACCATCGCCCTCCGGTACGCGGCCCGCAACGCGATCCTGCCGAACCTCACCGGCTTCGGGCTCACGCTCGGCGGCGTGGTGGGCGGCTCGATCCTCGTCGAGCAGGTGTTCGGCTACCCGGGCATCGGCTACCTGCTCTTCAACGCCGTGATCGGGCAGGACTACCCGCTCATGCAGGCGCTCTTCCTGATGATCACCGTGAGCGTGCTCATCGCCAACTTCCTCGTGGACATCCTCTACGGGGTTCTCGACCCGAGGACTCGCCGATGA
- a CDS encoding ABC transporter substrate-binding protein yields the protein MAETHTFRRWRRAAVVGLAAAAVALSGCSIQISSQPDPSIGDDTMLINADKGNPFFTQNFNPYLTNTRTASRWIYEPLILVNPLDGELTPWLASEWTQPDARTIVMTVRDGVEWSDGEPLTPEDVAFTFQLIKDEPSLDIKGAWQHIDRIEVDGDDVVFHLQGEDAPSLSILGQTMIVPEHLWADVEDPATWRNEEPVGTGPFVLGNYNDQQYSMDRNPDYWQADKIEIEHIILPATNTQLDTVTRGYDWAYSFISDVEGTWGAASPDNTWWFPPGGVISLVPNLEVAPFDDVNVRRGIALALDREEIAETASEGYMQPAGQTGLILPNQEKYLDPEIPDQGMLAQDRDAALAAFAESGYTLQGDQLVGPDGEQLAFSLTTANGYSDWTRAAQTVQRQLADVGVKVSLKLPQPAGYQSAIGTGDFEMAIGGMGNGDVYQAYNSLLSSDFYVPAGEVTTNNFERYRSPEADALLEEYRATIDPDRQTEIVHELQSIVYEQVPVIGLYYGGIWGLFNDAKFTGWPSADDPYMIPQNYDSAPLGIFTHLKRTDGGDQ from the coding sequence GTGGCAGAGACGCACACCTTCCGACGCTGGCGCCGCGCCGCCGTCGTGGGGCTCGCGGCCGCAGCGGTCGCGCTCAGCGGCTGCAGCATCCAGATCAGCTCGCAGCCCGACCCCTCGATCGGCGACGACACGATGCTCATCAACGCCGACAAGGGCAACCCGTTCTTCACGCAGAACTTCAACCCTTACCTCACGAACACCCGGACGGCGTCGCGGTGGATCTACGAGCCGCTCATCCTCGTGAACCCGCTCGACGGCGAGCTCACCCCGTGGCTCGCGTCCGAGTGGACCCAGCCCGACGCCCGCACGATCGTGATGACGGTCCGCGACGGCGTGGAGTGGAGCGACGGCGAGCCCCTCACCCCGGAGGATGTGGCCTTCACGTTCCAGCTCATCAAGGACGAGCCTTCGCTCGACATCAAGGGCGCATGGCAGCACATCGACCGCATCGAGGTCGACGGCGACGACGTGGTGTTCCACCTCCAGGGCGAGGACGCGCCGTCGCTGTCGATCCTCGGGCAGACCATGATCGTGCCCGAGCACCTGTGGGCCGACGTGGAGGACCCGGCCACCTGGCGCAACGAGGAGCCGGTCGGCACCGGCCCGTTCGTGCTCGGCAACTACAACGACCAGCAGTACTCGATGGACCGCAACCCGGACTACTGGCAGGCGGACAAGATCGAGATCGAGCACATCATCCTGCCGGCCACGAACACCCAGCTCGACACCGTGACCCGCGGCTACGACTGGGCCTACTCCTTCATCTCCGACGTCGAGGGCACCTGGGGAGCGGCGAGTCCCGACAACACCTGGTGGTTCCCGCCGGGCGGCGTCATCTCGCTCGTGCCCAACCTCGAGGTCGCCCCGTTCGACGACGTGAACGTCCGTCGCGGCATCGCGCTGGCGCTCGACCGGGAGGAGATCGCCGAGACCGCCTCCGAGGGCTACATGCAGCCCGCCGGACAGACCGGCCTCATCCTGCCCAACCAGGAGAAGTACCTCGACCCGGAGATCCCGGACCAGGGCATGCTCGCCCAGGACCGCGACGCCGCGCTGGCGGCGTTCGCCGAGTCCGGGTACACCCTCCAGGGCGATCAGCTCGTCGGCCCGGACGGCGAGCAGCTCGCGTTCTCGCTGACCACCGCCAACGGATACTCCGACTGGACGCGCGCCGCCCAGACCGTGCAGCGCCAGCTCGCGGACGTCGGCGTCAAGGTGTCGCTCAAGCTCCCGCAGCCCGCCGGGTATCAGAGCGCGATCGGCACCGGCGATTTCGAGATGGCGATCGGCGGCATGGGTAACGGCGACGTGTACCAGGCCTACAACAGCCTGCTCTCCAGCGACTTCTACGTGCCGGCCGGCGAGGTCACGACCAACAACTTCGAGCGCTACCGCTCCCCGGAGGCCGACGCCCTGCTGGAGGAGTACCGCGCCACGATCGATCCCGACCGCCAGACCGAGATCGTGCACGAGCTGCAGAGCATCGTCTACGAGCAGGTCCCCGTGATCGGCCTGTACTACGGCGGGATCTGGGGCCTGTTCAACGACGCGAAGTTCACCGGCTGGCCCTCCGCGGACGATCCGTACATGATCCCGCAGAACTACGATTCGGCGCCGCTGGGCATCTTCACCCACCTGAAGCGCACGGACGGAGGGGACCAGTGA